A portion of the Anabas testudineus chromosome 22, fAnaTes1.2, whole genome shotgun sequence genome contains these proteins:
- the LOC113148434 gene encoding N-acetyllactosaminide beta-1,3-N-acetylglucosaminyltransferase 2, with the protein MGKFCKCNGRLLCMCLLPCMMTGHLLIYIMVSIFVTISYSPPKINLHYIAPGISPNSSALASHPLGPFWNLRLEDSALWNQLQHIWDRQHNPLLRGNATGALRKPKAKISAEIEDECVSDCMSQKCLIPHMQDLNSLPEHMKAFIMSMHCREYPLLINQPGMCRRNNSSFDLETPMLIMAIKSQVGNFENRQAIRETWGRSGLVKGETNKKGGLVRTVFLLGRQDSSTGPHPDLKNLLDLENQKYQDMLMWDFRDTFFNLTLKDLLFWNWLQKYCPTAIFVFKGDDDVFVRTGALLDYLNKQWEEHNLWKAYTNETEIHLFVGDVINNAMPNREPSTKYYIPERFYKGAYPPYAGGGGVVYSSSLALRLKEVSAKVRLFPIDDVYLGMCMHKLGLSPSHHPGFLTFDLPETDKSNPCAYKSVLLVHRRSPKEMLALWKQLQNLSSQC; encoded by the coding sequence ATGGGCAAATTCTGCAAATGCAACGGGAGACTGCTCTGCATGTGCCTGCTGCCCTGCATGATGACTGGCCACCTTCTGATTTATATCATGGTGTCCATATTCGTCACCATTTCATACTCTCCTCCAAAAATAAACCTCCACTATATTGCCCCGGGGATTTCTCCTAACTCTTCGGCTCTGGCCTCTCACCCACTTGGCCCTTTCTGGAACCTTCGTCTGGAGGACAGTGCGCTGTGGAACCAGTTGCAGCATATCTGGGACCGTCAGCACAATCCACTACTGCGTGGAAACGCAACTGGGGCGTTGAGGAAGCCGAAAGCTAAGATTTCAGCAGAAATCGAGGATGAATGCGTTTCTGACTGTATGTCACAAAAGTGTTTGATCCCTCATATGCAGGATTTAAACAGCCTGCCAGAACACATGAAGGCATTTATCATGTCAATGCACTGCAGGGAGTATCCCCTCCTTATCAACCAGCCTGGTATGTGTAGGaggaacaacagcagctttgatcTGGAAACTCCCATGCTCATCATGGCCATCAAATCTCAAGTAGGGAACTTCGAAAACCGCCAGGCCATCCGTGAAACGTGGGGACGCAGCGGTCTGGTGAAGGGGGAAACAAATAAGAAAGGTGGATTAGTGCGCACAGTGTTTCTACTTGGGAGACAGGATTCAAGTACAGGTCCTCATCCAGACCTGAAAAACCTCCTGGATCTTGAGAATCAGAAATATCAGGATATGCTGATGTGGGATTTCAGGGACACTTTCTTTAACCTGACCCTAAAGGACTTGTTGTTCTGGAACTGGTTACAGAAATACTGCCCCACTGCCATTTTCGTGTTCAAAGGCGATGACGACGTCTTCGTTCGAACAGGTGCCCTGCTGGATTACCTGAATAAGCAGTGGGAGGAGCACAACCTGTGGAAAGCCTATACAAATGAAACCGAGATACATTTGTTTGTGGGCGATGTAATCAATAACGCCATGCCAAACCGAGAGCCATCTACTAAATACTACATACCAGAACGTTTCTACAAAGGCGCGTACCCACCGTATGCTGGTGGAGGAGGGGTGGTGTATTCGAGCTCACTTGCATTACGATTGAAAGAGGTGTCTGCTAAGGTGCGCCTTTTCCCAATAGACGACGTGTATCTGGGAATGTGCATGCACAAACTTGGCCTCTCTCCGAGCCACCACCCAGGTTTTTTAACATTCGATCTCCCGGAGACAGACAAGAGCAACCCCTGCGCTTACAAATCTGTTCTGCTCGTTCACAGACGTAGTCCCAAGGAGATGCTGGCACTATGGAAGCAGCTCCAGAATCTGTCCAGTCAATGCTGA
- the LOC113148486 gene encoding heat shock protein 30-like produces MLCSGSLQPTLSPFMDFYCPARSLWPEVRPLLHQQHLLQRNLQELRSSLELMDRVQHKILEETEPFQSSVALQPVSFQLEKDGEHFGLTLDTRGFSPEELCVRQVGRKLRVSGRTEKKQEDGKGSYSYRLQELRQEFDLPEGLNPEAVTCSMDPDGKLHIQAAKVPSVEEAERELTIRRSSEEKTQQSVCSHTQGSSTETHNSTQDKPEHMDSSPCC; encoded by the coding sequence ATGCTTTGCTCTGGTTCACTTCAGCCCACCCTCAGTCCCTTCATGGACTTCTACTGTCCCGCACGCAGCCTGTGGCCAGAGGTCCGACCTCTGCTCCACCAGCAGCATCTACTGCAGAGAAACCTACAGGAGCTGCGCAGCAGTCTGGAGCTGATGGACAGAGTTCAACACAAGATCCTGGAGGAGACGGAGCCTTTCCAAAGCAGCGTGGCCCTGCAGCCGGTCTCCTTCCAGCTGGAGAAAGACGGAGAGCACTTTGGCCTGACCCTGGACACTCGAGGTTTCTCTCCAGAGGAGCTGTGTGTCAGGCAGGTGGGCAGGAAGCTGAGGGTCAGCGGGAGGACggagaagaagcaggaggacGGGAAAGGCTCCTACTCTTACCGACTGCAGGAGCTGAGACAGGAGTTTGATCTGCCTGAAGGACTGAACCCTGAAGCCGTCACCTGCTCCATGGATCCAGACGGGAAGCTCCACATCCAGGCAGCCAAAGTCCCGAGTGTGGAGGAGGCTGAGAGAGAGCTGACTATCAGGAGGAGCTCAGAGGAGAAAACccagcagagtgtgtgttcacacacacaaggcagcagcacagagacacacaacagcacacaggacaAACCTGAACACATGGACTCATCTCCCTGCTGctga
- the LOC113148417 gene encoding heat shock protein 30-like yields MLCSGSLQPTLSPFMDFYCPARSLWPEVRPLLHQQHLLQRNLQELRSSLELMDRVQHKILEETEPFQSSVALQPVSFQLEKDREHFGLTLDTRGFSPEELCVRQVGRKLRVSGKTEKKQEDGKGSYSYRLQELRQEFDLPEGLNPEAVTCSMDPDGKLHIQAAKVSSVEEAERELTIRRSSEEQTQQSVCSHTQGSSTETHNSTQDKPEHMDSSHCC; encoded by the coding sequence ATGCTTTGCTCTGGTTCACTTCAGCCCACCCTCAGTCCCTTCATGGACTTCTACTGTCCCGCACGCAGCCTGTGGCCAGAGGTCCGACCTCTGCTCCACCAGCAGCATCTACTGCAGAGAAACCTACAGGAGCTTCGCAGCAGTCTGGAGCTGATGGACAGAGTTCAACACAAGATCCTGGAGGAGACGGAGCCTTTCCAAAGCAGCGTGGCCCTGCAGCCGGTCTCCTTCCAgctggagaaagacagagagcacTTTGGTCTGACCCTGGACACTCGAGGTTTCTCTCCAGAGGAGCTGTGTGTCAGGCAGGTGGGCAGGAAGCTGAGGGTCAGCGGGAAGACggagaagaagcaggaggacGGGAAAGGCTCCTACTCTTACCGACTGCAGGAGCTGAGACAGGAGTTTGATCTGCCTGAAGGACTGAACCCTGAAGCCGTCACCTGCTCCATGGATCCAGACGGGAAGCTCCACATCCAGGCAGCCAAAGTCTCGAGTGTGGAGGAGGCTGAGAGAGAGCTGACTATCAGGAGGAGCTCAGAGGAGCAAACccagcagagtgtgtgttcacacacacaaggcagcagcacagagacacacaacagcacacaggacaAACCTGAACACATGGACTCATCTCACTGCTGCTGa